The Perca flavescens isolate YP-PL-M2 chromosome 8, PFLA_1.0, whole genome shotgun sequence DNA window AATGAGGATGCTAAAGAGAGCCTCTGCACTCATCCTGAGACGAGGGATCACAACTTATCAGAGCAGATTGTGCAAAAATGGTAAATGCATCCAAAAGTATAATGTAGGCTATGCACAGTTCATAACAGATTGATAATAATGATGATTTATGTAAATGGCACTTCTTCTCTTAGACAGCCTCTTCAGAGTTCATCCATCTGTATCTCAGGCGCTGGCAGAAAACAAACCAGTGGTGGCACTTGAGAGTACTATTATCACACATGGCATGCCCTATCCACACAACCTGAGGTACCCTGTTTTAAGTGTCAGTAAACTCTGATCCCAGTTGCTTTAATCCTTGATAATGAATGCCATTAATGTTTTAATGCAGCACAGCGAAGGAGGTGGAAGCAATAGTGAGAGCTGAAGGAGCCACCCCAGCCACGGTCGGAGTGATCAAGGGTGAAGTCCATGTTGGTCTGTCCTCAGAGGTGCTCGACCACCTCGCCCGCTGCAAGAGCTCCCTGAAGGTGTCCCGTCGTGATCTGCCCTACGTCATCAGCAAAGTGAGACAGATTTGTGTATTTGGatgtatgcaccaatcaccaaggcaaattccacgtagggtaactactgtggcaataaactcctTTCTGTTTCCGAAACCCACTCATCTCAAAATAATCTGAACATGAAGGCCGACCCAGTGGCACCCACTTTGATTACCTGAGTCTGTCACTTATGGTggtgttttgttattttattttctcaggGGCTCTCTGGGGGAACAACAGTGTCAGCCACTATGATAGCAGCACACCGAGCTGGCATCCCTGTGTTTGTCACAGGGGGCATCGGAGGAgttcacagagacggagagaacAGTAAGTAGACTAATTAATACTTTACACATACTCACACTAACTTATTACTCTTAACAAACCATGAAAACAGACTCACTGACTGAATGGTTTTGGCTTCCTTTCACATGGAGACTGAACAATCGTGTCATCaggtgaaatatatatattttatgtcaATCTGGATTTGATTACAAAGACAGTAAAAAGAGATGAGGGTGCTTATGGAGTCACCAATAGGACCCAGAGGAGTCCATATATAAAGGCCTGGCGACAGGATAGTTTACTCTGAGGAAGACCTCAACGTGTCACCAAGGACACCAAAACTGTCGGGACAGTAAGTTTGTCTTCTCGGTATGTTACAGTAAGAAGAATAAGTTAGTGTCATGCTGTGAAGACTTACTTATGACATCATCATTCCTCCAGGTCTGGACATCAGTGCAGATCTGACCGAGCTCGGCAGGACTCCCATTGCAGTGGTCTCTGCTGGTGTGAAGTCTATTCTGGACATTGGTCGGACCCTGGAGTTCCTTGTAAGAATATTGAGATAATGTTGTCACTGTAAAATTATACTGTGTTTTCCATTTGAGTGTGTACAATTAGTCAGCCAAATGTGTATTAGCAATATTTTATGTATCATGTTGGCTTGTAGTGACTttagttcaaatgtgatttaACAGTAGATAGGGGTGTTAGAAGATGCATACAATAAGACAAGCTTTACATCACAAATACTTAGACAGAGGTGCAAGGTGGGGTGGACATTGTGCAGTCTTTTCATTCTGTGTTtatccatgtttgtgtgtgtgtgggtgtcggCGTGGGTgtcggtgtctgtgtgtgagaataatgaatataataaatagacggaaagagagaagaaagtgGATAAATAAATGTTGTCGGTGCAAAAttcattaattaaataaataaagcagacAGATGGGCGGAGTGGTGTTTAAAGGGCACTCAATGGGGACTGTTATTTATTTCTATGTATTTCTGTTATTGTATCTTTTATTAGGAGACACAGGGTGTCTGTGTAGCCACTTATGGAGCGTCGAAGAATTTCCCAGCCTTCTTCGCTCCACGAAGTGGATTCACTTCTCCATACCAAGTCTGCAATCCTGAGGAAGCTGCAGAACTCATTGGTATATCAACATTTTATAATCTTGACTCTTAACACACATAGGTCAAGATTCAATATCTACCAGCACTTGTTTTCTACTCAAACCTGTTatgaatgtgaatgtttttgCATCATTTAGCAAGCACTCTGTCACTGGGTCTCCAAAGTGGTGTACTGTTAGCGGTCCCCATCGCAGAGGAGCATGCAGCAACCGGTCAGCAGATAGAGGAAGCCATACAGGCAGCGGTAACGGAGGCAAGGTACAGAAAGTCTCTGTGGCTTGTAATCTGTTTCCTTACTTGAAATGCTAGTTCAATAACATCagaggatttttttatttttttcatgacaAAGCAAATCAAATGGACTGTTTATCTCAGCTGGAAAAATGATCCCTTtctgttctctttttttatttactcagTGCTAAAGGAATAACAGGAAGAGACGTGACGCCATTCATTCTTCAAAAGGTCAATGAGCTGACTGAAGGAAAGTCCCTTCAGGCCAGTATCCTTCTGAAAATCTGAATTATTGAGAACTCAAGCAGACAACATGATCATATCAAATTCTTTGGAAAGGAAAAGGCACAGAGAAGATTGATAAAGTTGTTTTCTCATAGGCCAGACAatgttacagtgcagtatattACAACTAAAATCTCCTAAACCTGTTATGTTCTCAGACATTGCTCTCATTCATAACAATGCTAAAGTTGGCAGTCAGATAGCATGTGCACTGTCAAAACAAATGACTGAAAGAAAGTTAAAAACAAAGACTCATCATCATGGAAAACACTCAGAATCAGATATTGTGAGTATAAACACTTATGATGATCTTGTTTAGTCAAAGATTGGCACAATACAGTACCCACAAAGCTGTTCTTTTACAGGTTGTCATCGGaggaataaatgttgattttaTTGCTAAAGGGAAGACAAAAACACTTCATGTAAGTATAATTTATCCACACTGCAGGCTATGTAAGGTCATATTACATAGGTTActtctgagaaaaaaacatgttgtctCTTTCAGTTTGGACAGACCAACCCAGGAAGTGTCTGTCAGTCATTTGGTGGTGTAGGACGGAACATTGCTGGTGGGTTTTTATCTGATTATGTACATGCACACGTTTTTATCAGTACTTCAAATCTGATTGTCTCCCTCTCACTTCTTCTGTGCTTTCATCTCAGACTCTCTGAGTCGATTAGGCATTAGCCTCCTGTTAATCTCAGCTACTGGAGCTGATTCACACAGCGAAGCAGTGTTGAACTATTGTAAACATATGGTATGTAGACATCAACAGTTGTTTCTTACATAAGCAAGGTTATAATTCCTTTTACTCATCTATGTAAATGTTACATTCTTGacttctttttcttatttctgTAAGAACACAAGTGGTGTGGCCAGGCTTGAAGAGCAAAGCACAGCAACTTACTGTGCTGTTATCACTGAGAGTGGAGAACTGAGTCTTGGATTGGGAGACATGGACATTCATCAGCAGATCACAGAGCAATATGTAAGAATTACTGACAAAGTTATAAATGTTTAGCAAGGCTAGCCCAGGATTTGTGTTCCAATACCATTTTCACCGACATCCACCTTTCCCCCCCTGGAATGGACAGAAAATTACACGTGCATGTACTGGATCAAATTCAAAAGACAAGAGCTGCCATGCAGCCATCGCAAATGATGTGTGTGCATACTCATATGTCACATAATGACGTAATGCCTTTATCATTCACCCACCACAAATGGGGATCATCTTTTAGTTTTTCAGCTCCCACACTGTCCAACAAAAAGTCTTTTTTCAagtaaaaatgccaaatattttcCAGTTGCACCTTCTCAAATGTGTACATTTGCTGTTTCTCTATTTGACCATTCCCGGACATTCTTGTTGCACCACTTGTTTTGAAAGGTGCTAGAGAAATAAATGTCCTtacttaatttatttattctatCTTTGGATATCTTTTTGTAGGTGTCACAGTTTGAGAAGCAGCTTTCATCAGCCACTCTTGTGTGTCTCGACGGAAACATTCCCCTCTCCACCATCGACTATGTTTGCTCTAttgcaaaaaaacacaacataaatggtAAGCATGGGGAGATAGACACTATGAACAATCAGTGGTCAGAAGCTTTCATTGATTTTGATGCAATACAATCAATGTGTGTCACAGTTTGGTATGAGCCAACGGATTCAGAAAAGGCTTGTAAGCCTTTCCTGTCAGACGCCTGGAAGTCTCTGTCCTATTCATCTCCAAACCTGGCAGAGTTGTGCACCATGAACAAAACACTGGGTATCCCAACACCTGAAGGTAAACTGTATTCCTAAATGAGAATTTTGTGgttcaattgtttttttactccctcatgcttttttgtttttgtgaaaaatgcAAATAGTGTAACAGTGATTGACGATGTGGTTTTGACTTGTGGGGCGGCAGTGCTGCCGAGCTCTCTGGAGGAGGTGCTGAGTCTTGCTGTGGCTCTCTCACGCCCCCTACTGGAGCATCTCCACTGCCTGGTGGTGACTCTGGGGGCTAGTGGAGTGCTGGTGTGCGGAGAGTATGATGCAGGCTCGGTCAACCTGCAGCCAAGAAAACAGAAGAGGGTAAGGGCATCTTATATTTAaactgataatgatgatgaaggTTATAGCAGTGAAAGTGAAGATGTTTTCTGCATCTGTGTTTGCAGAGGAGGCAGCTTTGTGCTGTCCA harbors:
- the zgc:136858 gene encoding pseudouridine-metabolizing bifunctional protein C1861.05 — encoded protein: MRMLKRASALILRRGITTYQSRLCKNDSLFRVHPSVSQALAENKPVVALESTIITHGMPYPHNLSTAKEVEAIVRAEGATPATVGVIKGEVHVGLSSEVLDHLARCKSSLKVSRRDLPYVISKGLSGGTTVSATMIAAHRAGIPVFVTGGIGGVHRDGENSLDISADLTELGRTPIAVVSAGVKSILDIGRTLEFLETQGVCVATYGASKNFPAFFAPRSGFTSPYQVCNPEEAAELIASTLSLGLQSGVLLAVPIAEEHAATGQQIEEAIQAAVTEASAKGITGRDVTPFILQKVNELTEGKSLQANIALIHNNAKVGSQIACALSKQMTERKLKTKTHHHGKHSESDIVVIGGINVDFIAKGKTKTLHFGQTNPGSVCQSFGGVGRNIADSLSRLGISLLLISATGADSHSEAVLNYCKHMNTSGVARLEEQSTATYCAVITESGELSLGLGDMDIHQQITEQYVSQFEKQLSSATLVCLDGNIPLSTIDYVCSIAKKHNINVWYEPTDSEKACKPFLSDAWKSLSYSSPNLAELCTMNKTLGIPTPEVLPSSLEEVLSLAVALSRPLLEHLHCLVVTLGASGVLVCGEYDAGSVNLQPRKQKRRRQLCAVHYPALTVTAEETMNVSGAGDSLAGALMAGILQRRDTDSCVRMGLLAARLSLASPHPIAPTLTLDSVDPNKVQTHWPEPSFMWIA